In a single window of the Sphingosinicella microcystinivorans genome:
- a CDS encoding RidA family protein has product MRRLLPFLLTVIAAPALAATPEERLAAAGHSLPAAPKPAAAYVTSVETGNLLFLSGHIDCIGGGKRGKVGADVTLEEGRAEAERVGLCMLATIKDALGGDLARVKRFVRILGMVNSAPDFVQHPQVINGFSELMKTAFGDSGLAARSAVGVASLPAGYAVEIEATIEIAR; this is encoded by the coding sequence ATGCGCCGACTGCTGCCGTTTCTCCTCACCGTGATCGCGGCACCGGCGCTGGCGGCGACGCCGGAGGAGCGGCTCGCGGCGGCGGGGCACAGCCTTCCCGCCGCGCCGAAGCCCGCGGCGGCTTACGTGACTTCGGTCGAAACCGGGAACCTGCTGTTCCTCTCCGGCCATATCGACTGCATCGGCGGCGGCAAGCGCGGCAAGGTCGGCGCTGACGTGACGCTGGAGGAAGGCCGCGCCGAGGCGGAGCGCGTCGGCCTCTGTATGCTCGCCACGATCAAGGACGCGCTCGGCGGCGATCTCGCGCGCGTGAAGCGCTTCGTGCGCATCCTCGGCATGGTGAACAGCGCGCCGGACTTCGTGCAGCATCCGCAGGTCATCAACGGCTTCTCGGAGCTGATGAAGACCGCGTTCGGCGACAGCGGCCTTGCCGCGCGCTCGGCGGTGGGCGTCGCGTCGCTCCCCGCGGGCTATGCGGTCGAGATCGAAGCCACCATCGAAATCGCGCGCTGA
- the fabZ gene encoding 3-hydroxyacyl-ACP dehydratase FabZ codes for MSGGEGFDAIEVGAVMALLPHRFPMLLVDRVVDFVPNERARGIKAVTINEPFFQGHFPARPIMPGVLIVEALAQTAGVLAIKSLGEAGANKLVYFMAIENAKFRQPVEPGVLLNLDVEFVQRRATVCKFNGKASIDGKLAAEASFTAMIADPPGA; via the coding sequence TTGTCAGGGGGCGAGGGCTTCGACGCGATCGAGGTGGGAGCAGTCATGGCGCTGCTCCCGCACCGTTTTCCCATGCTGCTCGTCGACCGCGTGGTCGATTTCGTGCCGAACGAACGCGCACGCGGCATCAAGGCGGTGACGATCAACGAGCCGTTCTTCCAGGGCCACTTCCCGGCGCGCCCGATCATGCCGGGCGTGCTGATCGTCGAGGCGCTCGCGCAGACCGCGGGCGTGCTCGCGATCAAGTCGCTGGGCGAGGCGGGCGCGAACAAGCTCGTCTATTTCATGGCGATCGAGAACGCGAAGTTCCGCCAGCCGGTGGAGCCCGGCGTGCTGCTGAACCTCGACGTCGAGTTCGTGCAGCGCCGCGCGACGGTGTGCAAGTTCAACGGCAAGGCCAGCATCGACGGCAAGCTCGCCGCCGAAGCCAGCTTCACCGCCATGATCGCGGACCCGCCCGGGGCCTGA
- a CDS encoding OmpH family outer membrane protein, producing the protein MKMITRAVIAGALAFTALPTVALAQAAPPIVVVDMGRIAAESAASKSAEPQLKAKFESVQARAKTLGDQFRGEYESLQKAQPSMAKEAFQAKAKELQERQVAAENEVRGKEQDYGRSVQYVRQQILEAVNPIITAVMREKGASIALDRDVTLATAASLDVTNEVMTRLNAALPRVNVNPPAAPATPAPKK; encoded by the coding sequence ATGAAGATGATCACCCGCGCCGTCATTGCCGGCGCCCTCGCGTTCACGGCGCTTCCGACCGTTGCCCTGGCGCAGGCCGCACCGCCCATCGTCGTCGTCGACATGGGCCGCATCGCTGCCGAGTCCGCCGCTTCGAAGAGCGCCGAGCCGCAGCTGAAGGCGAAGTTCGAAAGCGTGCAGGCGCGCGCCAAGACGCTCGGCGACCAGTTCCGCGGCGAGTACGAGAGCCTGCAGAAGGCGCAGCCGTCGATGGCCAAGGAAGCCTTCCAGGCGAAGGCCAAGGAGCTTCAGGAGCGCCAGGTCGCGGCCGAGAACGAGGTGCGCGGCAAGGAGCAGGACTATGGCCGCTCCGTGCAGTACGTGCGCCAGCAGATCCTCGAGGCCGTGAACCCGATCATCACCGCCGTGATGCGCGAGAAGGGCGCCAGCATCGCGCTCGACCGCGACGTGACGCTCGCCACGGCCGCGTCGCTCGACGTGACGAACGAGGTGATGACGCGCCTCAACGCGGCGCTGCCGCGCGTCAACGTGAACCCGCCGGCGGCTCCGGCGACGCCCGCGCCGAAGAAGTAG
- a CDS encoding enoyl-CoA hydratase-related protein, with amino-acid sequence MNDNTEIEVPASDTLSFTLDENNVARVTLNRPERHNAFNAELIAALKGMFDAVAQMAGVRAVVLSGEGKSFSAGADLEYMRAAGGWSEAENVADGQRLSDMLASIAACPVPVIAVAKGNIFGGGVGLVACADMVVGIEGVKFRLSEVRLGLTPATISPFVIAAIGARQAKRWFTTAELFGLAEAREMGLVHVGVPDLHAADAQVDAWVDALLEAAPGAVIDAKALVTDFAGREITPALRTDSARRIAARRATEEAAEGLTAFLEKRRPYWMKTDA; translated from the coding sequence ATGAACGACAACACCGAAATCGAAGTCCCCGCGTCGGACACGCTCAGCTTCACGCTCGACGAGAACAACGTCGCGCGCGTCACGCTCAACCGCCCGGAACGCCACAACGCCTTCAACGCCGAGCTGATCGCCGCCCTCAAGGGCATGTTCGACGCCGTCGCCCAGATGGCGGGCGTGCGCGCCGTTGTGCTGTCGGGCGAAGGCAAGAGCTTCTCGGCGGGCGCGGACCTCGAATATATGCGCGCCGCCGGCGGCTGGAGCGAGGCCGAGAACGTCGCCGACGGGCAGCGCCTGTCGGACATGCTCGCCAGCATCGCGGCCTGTCCGGTGCCGGTGATCGCCGTCGCCAAGGGCAACATCTTCGGCGGCGGCGTCGGGCTCGTCGCCTGCGCGGACATGGTGGTCGGCATCGAGGGCGTGAAGTTCCGCCTCTCCGAAGTCCGCCTCGGCCTCACCCCCGCGACGATCTCGCCGTTCGTGATCGCCGCCATCGGCGCGCGGCAGGCGAAGCGCTGGTTCACCACCGCCGAGCTGTTCGGCCTCGCCGAAGCGCGCGAGATGGGCCTCGTCCATGTCGGCGTGCCCGATCTCCACGCCGCCGACGCGCAGGTGGACGCGTGGGTGGACGCCCTCCTCGAAGCCGCGCCGGGCGCGGTGATCGACGCCAAGGCGCTCGTCACCGACTTCGCCGGCCGCGAGATCACCCCCGCGCTCCGCACCGACAGCGCCCGCCGCATCGCCGCGCGGCGCGCCACGGAGGAAGCCGCCGAGGGCCTCACCGCCTTTCTCGAGAAACGCCGGCCATACTGGATGAAGACCGATGCGTAA
- the mobA gene encoding molybdenum cofactor guanylyltransferase — translation MRILGAVLAGGESRRFGSDKAEALLDGKRLIDHAAASIAPFCETVVIVGREGGVPDRPGPGLGPLGGLCGALAYGAENGFDAVLTTACDVPDLPEALLSTLVAAAPAVVADLPVVGVWPTTLAERLAAYLESGAPRAMRIWREAAGATLVPWPDPIRNINRPEDLPLPTTRHPGEGRGP, via the coding sequence GTGCGTATCCTCGGCGCGGTGCTTGCAGGCGGTGAAAGCCGCCGTTTCGGCAGCGACAAGGCTGAAGCCCTGCTGGACGGCAAACGCCTGATCGACCATGCCGCCGCCAGCATCGCGCCCTTCTGCGAAACCGTGGTGATCGTGGGCCGCGAAGGCGGCGTGCCGGATCGTCCCGGCCCCGGCCTCGGCCCGCTCGGCGGCCTGTGCGGCGCGCTCGCCTATGGCGCTGAAAATGGCTTCGATGCGGTGCTGACAACGGCCTGCGACGTGCCGGACCTGCCCGAGGCGTTGCTGTCAACGCTCGTCGCGGCAGCGCCGGCCGTCGTCGCGGACCTGCCGGTCGTCGGCGTGTGGCCGACGACGCTTGCCGAGAGACTTGCCGCCTATCTGGAAAGCGGTGCGCCGCGCGCCATGCGGATATGGCGCGAGGCGGCAGGCGCGACGCTGGTGCCGTGGCCGGACCCGATCCGGAACATCAACCGGCCCGAGGACCTGCCCCTCCCCACGACCCGTCACCCCGGCGAAGGCCGGGGCCCATAA
- a CDS encoding isovaleryl-CoA dehydrogenase has protein sequence MSLSLLNFAHGETIDMLRESVRAFAEDKIAPRAAEIDAENKFPRDLWPELGALGLHGITVPEENGGAGLGYLAHVVAMEEISRASASVGLSYGAHSNLCINQLNRWGTAEQKAKYLPKLISGEHVGSLAMSEPGSGSDVVSMRLKAERRNDCYVLNGNKMWITNGPEADTLIVYAKTDPEAGPRGITAFLIERGFKGFSTAQKLDKLGMRGSDTCELVFEDCEVPYENIVGEEGKGVNVLMSGLDYERVVLSGGPLGIMAACMDVTVPYVHERKQFGQPIGTFQLMQGKIADMYVTFSTARSYVYAVAQACDRGETTRKDAAGCILYSAEKATWMALEAIQTLGGNGYINEYPTGRLLRDAKLYEIGAGTSEIRRYLIGRELFEETA, from the coding sequence ATGAGCCTGTCCCTTCTCAACTTCGCCCACGGCGAGACCATCGACATGCTGCGCGAGAGCGTGCGCGCGTTCGCCGAGGACAAGATCGCCCCGCGCGCCGCCGAGATCGACGCTGAGAACAAGTTCCCGCGCGACCTCTGGCCCGAACTCGGCGCGCTCGGCCTCCACGGCATCACCGTGCCGGAGGAAAACGGCGGCGCTGGACTCGGCTACCTCGCGCACGTGGTGGCGATGGAGGAGATCAGCCGCGCCTCGGCGTCGGTCGGCCTCAGCTACGGCGCGCACTCCAACCTCTGCATCAACCAGCTGAACCGCTGGGGCACGGCCGAGCAGAAGGCGAAGTACCTGCCCAAGCTCATCTCCGGCGAGCATGTCGGCAGCCTCGCCATGTCCGAGCCCGGCTCCGGGTCGGACGTCGTCTCGATGCGCCTCAAGGCCGAGCGCAGGAACGACTGCTACGTCCTCAACGGCAACAAGATGTGGATCACCAACGGGCCGGAGGCGGACACGCTGATCGTCTACGCCAAGACCGATCCCGAGGCCGGGCCGCGCGGCATCACCGCTTTCCTCATCGAGCGCGGCTTCAAGGGCTTCTCGACGGCGCAGAAGCTCGACAAGCTCGGTATGCGCGGCTCGGACACGTGCGAGCTGGTGTTCGAGGACTGCGAGGTGCCCTACGAGAACATCGTCGGCGAAGAGGGCAAGGGCGTGAACGTGCTCATGTCCGGCCTCGACTACGAGCGCGTCGTGCTTTCGGGCGGGCCGCTCGGCATCATGGCCGCGTGCATGGACGTGACCGTTCCCTACGTGCACGAACGCAAGCAGTTCGGGCAGCCGATCGGCACCTTCCAGCTCATGCAGGGCAAGATCGCCGACATGTACGTCACGTTCTCCACGGCGCGGTCCTACGTCTATGCGGTCGCGCAGGCGTGCGACCGGGGCGAGACGACGCGCAAGGACGCGGCGGGCTGCATCCTCTATTCCGCCGAGAAGGCGACATGGATGGCGCTCGAGGCGATTCAGACGCTTGGCGGCAACGGCTATATCAACGAGTATCCGACCGGACGCCTGCTGCGCGACGCCAAGCTCTACGAGATCGGCGCGGGTACGAGCGAAATCCGCCGTTACCTCATCGGCCGCGAGCTGTTCGAGGAAACCGCCTGA
- a CDS encoding acetyl/propionyl/methylcrotonyl-CoA carboxylase subunit alpha, producing MRKLLIANRGEIARRIIRTAHRMGIETVAVYSEADADAPHVHEAGQAVLIGPAPASESYLLADRLLDAAARTNADAVHPGYGFLSENAGFALAVRDAGLTFVGPPVKAIDAMGLKDTAKKLMKTAGVPVTPGYQGDDQSLARLEAASKAVGYPLLIKAVAGGGGKGMRRVDDPSEFADALIAAKREGEKSFGNDGVMIEKLILRPRHVEVQVFADRHGNAVHLFERDCSLQRRHQKVIEEAPAPGLSASLRKALGAAAVKAATAIGYEGAGTIEFILDCDDVDTTGDPKFYFMEMNTRLQVEHPVTELITGTDLVEWQIRVARGEKLPLTQEQLRIEGHAVEARLYAEDPESGFLPSTGRLRQLVFPEGRPGVRIDSGVVEGGEIGIHYDPMIAKVIAHGADRQSAIDRLVGALDATIVEGVRTNRAFLARLVDHPSFRDGDVDTGFIARHAESLKPPTDIPDRVLALAALSRVGGYAPPAAQTMFERAGAWRMNLPSRRHVDLFPEGGEKRTLSLTPEGAGYRIEGLDDAVTGALAWTGPQSVEADLGDELVRATIVERDSSFELRIGGRVFVLGTAAADADAAEGGSGRIAAPMPGRVLAVFVKPGDRVEAGARLLVLEAMKMENRMTAPVSGTVAKVGVAEGDQVAEGTLLVEIESEDQ from the coding sequence ATGCGTAAGCTGCTGATCGCAAACCGGGGCGAGATCGCCCGCCGCATCATCCGCACCGCGCACCGGATGGGCATCGAGACCGTCGCCGTCTACTCGGAGGCCGATGCGGACGCGCCGCACGTGCACGAGGCCGGACAGGCCGTGCTGATCGGCCCGGCCCCGGCGTCCGAATCCTACCTGCTCGCCGACCGCCTGCTCGACGCCGCCGCGCGCACCAATGCGGACGCCGTGCATCCGGGCTACGGCTTCCTCTCCGAGAACGCCGGGTTCGCGCTCGCGGTGCGCGACGCGGGGCTGACGTTCGTCGGCCCGCCGGTGAAGGCCATCGACGCGATGGGCCTCAAGGACACCGCCAAGAAGCTGATGAAGACGGCGGGCGTCCCCGTCACCCCCGGCTATCAGGGCGACGACCAGAGCCTCGCGCGCCTCGAAGCCGCCTCGAAGGCGGTCGGCTACCCGCTGCTCATCAAGGCGGTCGCGGGCGGCGGCGGCAAGGGGATGCGCCGGGTCGACGACCCGTCCGAGTTCGCGGACGCGCTCATCGCGGCGAAGCGCGAGGGCGAGAAGTCCTTCGGCAACGACGGCGTGATGATCGAGAAGCTGATCCTCCGCCCGCGTCACGTCGAGGTGCAGGTGTTCGCGGACCGGCACGGCAACGCCGTCCACCTGTTCGAGCGCGACTGCTCGCTCCAGCGCCGCCACCAGAAGGTCATCGAGGAGGCCCCCGCCCCCGGCCTCTCCGCCTCGCTCAGGAAGGCGCTCGGCGCGGCGGCCGTGAAGGCAGCGACTGCCATCGGCTACGAGGGCGCGGGCACCATCGAGTTCATCCTCGACTGCGACGACGTCGACACCACCGGCGACCCGAAGTTCTACTTCATGGAGATGAACACGCGGCTTCAGGTCGAGCACCCGGTGACGGAGCTCATCACCGGCACCGATCTCGTCGAATGGCAGATCCGCGTCGCGCGCGGCGAGAAGCTGCCGCTCACGCAGGAGCAGCTCCGCATCGAGGGCCACGCGGTCGAGGCGCGGCTTTACGCCGAGGACCCCGAGAGCGGCTTCCTGCCCTCCACCGGGCGGCTGCGCCAGCTCGTCTTCCCGGAAGGCCGTCCCGGCGTCCGCATCGACAGCGGCGTCGTGGAGGGCGGCGAGATCGGCATCCACTACGACCCGATGATCGCCAAGGTGATCGCGCACGGCGCCGACCGGCAGAGCGCCATCGACCGCCTCGTCGGCGCGCTCGACGCTACCATCGTCGAGGGCGTGCGCACGAACCGGGCGTTCCTCGCGCGGCTCGTCGATCACCCGTCGTTCCGCGACGGCGACGTGGACACCGGCTTCATCGCCCGCCACGCCGAGAGCCTGAAGCCGCCCACGGACATCCCGGACCGCGTGCTGGCGCTCGCGGCGCTCAGCCGCGTCGGCGGCTACGCGCCGCCCGCGGCGCAGACGATGTTCGAGCGCGCGGGCGCGTGGCGCATGAACCTGCCGAGCCGCCGCCATGTCGACCTGTTCCCCGAAGGCGGCGAGAAGCGCACGCTCAGCCTGACGCCCGAAGGCGCCGGATACCGCATCGAGGGCCTCGACGACGCCGTGACCGGCGCGCTGGCGTGGACAGGACCGCAGAGCGTGGAGGCCGACCTCGGCGATGAGCTCGTCCGCGCGACCATCGTGGAGCGCGACAGCAGCTTCGAGCTGCGGATCGGCGGCCGCGTGTTCGTTCTCGGCACGGCGGCGGCGGATGCCGATGCGGCCGAAGGCGGCAGCGGGCGCATCGCCGCGCCGATGCCGGGCCGCGTGCTCGCCGTGTTCGTGAAGCCCGGCGACAGGGTCGAGGCCGGCGCCCGCCTGCTCGTGCTGGAAGCGATGAAAATGGAAAACCGCATGACCGCGCCGGTTTCCGGCACGGTCGCGAAGGTCGGGGTGGCGGAGGGCGACCAGGTCGCCGAAGGCACGCTGCTGGTTGAAATCGAAAGCGAGGACCAATGA